One part of the Marinobacterium rhizophilum genome encodes these proteins:
- a CDS encoding aldo/keto reductase, whose translation MQYVRLGQSGLKVSRLCLGTMNMGSKEWKPWIFDEKESEPIIRHALDNGVNFIDLADFYSIGAGEEVVCNVLRRIGRRDDMVITTKVGYAMSDDVNAQGHSRKNIFNAIDNSLQRMGMDYVDIYMLHYFDTETPLEETMGALNDIVLAGKARYIGVSTMYTWQLAKILQVCDKNGWARPINMQLQLNCAYREEEREMIPYCMDQGIGVSVFSPLARGILTSDLQSTRNKTDFFTAEMYNDQASRDIAHSVAKVADARGCLPAQVAQAWVLNKREVSSMLVGADTTAQFDSALAALEMQLSAEELYELERNYTPCDLINDYTAGKRIARTARQAMAPFAG comes from the coding sequence ATGCAATACGTACGTCTGGGCCAGTCCGGCCTCAAGGTATCCCGCCTTTGCCTGGGTACCATGAATATGGGATCCAAAGAGTGGAAACCGTGGATTTTCGACGAGAAGGAGAGCGAACCCATTATTCGCCACGCGCTGGATAACGGCGTCAACTTTATCGACCTGGCGGATTTCTATTCCATCGGTGCCGGTGAAGAAGTGGTGTGCAATGTGCTGCGCCGTATCGGTCGTCGCGACGACATGGTCATCACCACCAAGGTAGGCTATGCCATGAGCGATGACGTCAATGCTCAGGGCCACTCGCGCAAGAACATCTTTAACGCCATCGACAACTCGCTCCAGCGCATGGGCATGGACTATGTCGATATCTACATGCTGCACTATTTCGACACCGAGACACCGCTGGAAGAAACCATGGGTGCGCTGAACGACATAGTGCTGGCCGGCAAGGCACGCTACATAGGCGTATCCACCATGTATACCTGGCAGCTGGCCAAGATCCTGCAGGTTTGCGACAAGAACGGCTGGGCGCGCCCGATCAACATGCAACTGCAGCTTAACTGTGCCTACCGTGAAGAAGAACGGGAAATGATCCCGTACTGCATGGATCAGGGCATCGGTGTTTCCGTGTTCAGCCCGCTGGCCCGCGGTATTCTGACCAGCGACCTGCAATCCACCCGCAACAAGACCGATTTCTTTACCGCCGAGATGTATAACGATCAGGCATCCAGGGATATCGCCCATTCGGTGGCCAAGGTGGCCGATGCCCGCGGCTGCCTGCCGGCGCAGGTTGCCCAGGCCTGGGTGCTGAACAAACGCGAGGTTTCGTCAATGCTGGTGGGTGCCGATACCACGGCGCAGTTCGACAGCGCGCTGGCGGCACTGGAAATGCAGCTCAGTGCCGAAGAGCTCTACGAGCTGGAGCGCAACTACACCCCCTGCGATCTGATCAATGATTACACCGCCGGCAAGCGTATTGCCCGTACTGCGCGTCAGGCCATGGCTCCGTTTGCCGGCTGA
- a CDS encoding LysR substrate-binding domain-containing protein — protein MRSLPPLTALRVFETTGKYLSFTHAAKQLHVTQSAVSRQIKQLEDYLGVPLFVRLHHKLELTDAGQQLLAKLEQAFNLMEVAVQELRDPNQRQKLNLLVPPTFATRWLAPRLAGFHRSFPELELSIHNSASEHSLFDCSIRFGHTAKPSHYSELLMLEQHLAVCAPHMTDKAQQLDKANASLLHILDQGERLPVWENWLQAAGMSDQVNVNRGMEFSTLDQVINAAINGAGFAIIDRHMITRELESGTLVAFSDIEVSGPCGYWLDINAERQGLAKVIRFSEWLREVAADSPTQAH, from the coding sequence ATGCGCTCACTTCCTCCCCTGACAGCATTGCGTGTTTTTGAAACCACGGGGAAGTACCTGAGTTTTACCCACGCAGCGAAGCAGCTGCATGTAACCCAGAGCGCGGTCAGTCGCCAGATCAAGCAGCTGGAGGACTACCTGGGTGTGCCCCTCTTTGTACGCCTGCATCACAAGCTGGAACTGACCGACGCCGGCCAGCAGCTGCTGGCCAAGCTGGAGCAGGCCTTCAACCTGATGGAGGTGGCGGTGCAGGAACTGCGGGATCCGAATCAGCGCCAGAAACTGAACCTGCTTGTTCCGCCAACCTTTGCCACCCGCTGGCTGGCGCCTCGCCTGGCCGGCTTTCACCGCAGCTTCCCGGAGCTGGAACTGTCGATTCACAACAGCGCCAGCGAACACAGCCTGTTCGACTGCAGTATCCGCTTTGGCCACACCGCCAAACCCAGCCACTACAGCGAGCTGCTTATGCTGGAGCAGCACCTGGCGGTCTGCGCGCCCCATATGACGGACAAGGCACAACAGCTGGACAAGGCTAACGCCAGCCTGCTGCATATCCTCGATCAGGGTGAGCGGCTGCCGGTATGGGAAAACTGGCTACAGGCCGCCGGCATGAGCGATCAGGTCAATGTAAACCGAGGCATGGAGTTCAGCACCCTTGATCAGGTCATCAACGCCGCCATTAACGGCGCAGGCTTCGCCATTATCGACAGACACATGATTACCCGCGAACTGGAGTCCGGCACCCTGGTCGCCTTTAGCGACATAGAGGTCAGCGGGCCCTGTGGCTACTGGCTGGACATCAACGCCGAACGCCAGGGGCTGGCCAAGGTTATTCGCTTCAGCGAATGGCTGCGCGAAGTGGCTGCCGATTCACCGACTCAGGCTCACTGA
- a CDS encoding valine--tRNA ligase, producing MDKTYQPHDIEKSWYKTWEERNYFAPSGEGDAYSIMIPPPNVTGSLHMGHAFQHTIMDALTRYRRMQGRNTLWQVGTDHAGIATQMVVERKLAAETGESRYDLGREPFIEKVWEWKEESGGTITEQMRRLGNSVDWPTERFTMDSGFYHAVQEVFVRLYDDKLIYRGKRLVNWDPKLHTAISDLEVENREVKGKMWYLRYPLADGVTTQDGKDYIVVGTTRPETMLGDSGVAVNPEDERYQALIGKFVELPLVGRRIPIVADDYANMEKGTGCVKITPAHDFNDNEVGKRQQLPLINILTLNADIRDQAQVFNSDGSVNNDIDTALPAKYQGMERFAARRAVIEDFEALDLLEKIEENAMTVPYGDRGGVVIEPMLTDQWFCDAKTLAKPAIEAVENGDIKFVPKQYENMYFSWMRDIQDWCISRQLWWGHRIPAWYDNAGNVYVANSAAAAREKYNLDLELELRQDDDVLDTWFSSALWTFGTLGWPEATERLKTFHPTDTLVTGFDIIFFWVARMIMMSMHFMKDEDGKPQVPFKTVYVTGLIRDESGDKMSKSKGNVLDPLDMIDGIGLPELLEKRCGNMMQPQQAEKIGKRTEKQFPEGISAHGTDALRFTLAALASTGRDINWDMKRLEGYRNFCNKIWNAARYVLMNTEDQDCGQTGNPVELSLADRWIISSLQRSEATVIKQLDDYRFDLAAQTLYDFVWNQYCDWYLELSKPVLWDENASAEALRGTRRTLVRVLEAVLRLAHPLMPYITEEIWQSIKTLAGTEGDTIMLQPYPAAEEGKIDTQAEADIEWLQGVITGIRNIRGEMKIPPSKDLDVLFTNGSDEDQRRLADNASFLKKLAKLSSVTWLNPGDEIPMAATALVGDMEVLVPMAGLIDKDAELARLQKELDRLQGEIRRVEGKLSNAKFVANAPDEVVAKEREKIAESQSAFDKLTEQYAKIEAL from the coding sequence ATGGACAAGACTTACCAGCCCCACGACATCGAAAAATCCTGGTACAAGACCTGGGAAGAGCGCAATTACTTCGCGCCCTCGGGCGAAGGCGATGCCTACAGCATCATGATTCCGCCGCCCAACGTCACCGGCAGCCTGCACATGGGGCACGCCTTCCAGCACACCATCATGGATGCGCTGACCCGTTACCGCCGCATGCAGGGTCGCAATACCCTGTGGCAGGTGGGCACCGACCACGCCGGTATCGCCACCCAGATGGTGGTGGAGCGCAAGCTGGCGGCCGAAACCGGCGAAAGCCGCTACGACCTCGGTCGCGAGCCCTTTATCGAAAAAGTCTGGGAGTGGAAGGAAGAGTCCGGTGGCACCATCACCGAACAGATGCGCCGCCTGGGCAACTCCGTCGACTGGCCGACGGAGCGCTTCACCATGGATTCGGGCTTCTACCACGCCGTGCAGGAAGTCTTTGTGCGCCTGTACGACGACAAGCTGATCTACCGCGGCAAGCGCCTGGTCAACTGGGATCCGAAACTGCACACCGCCATCTCGGACCTTGAAGTCGAGAACCGCGAGGTCAAGGGCAAGATGTGGTACCTGCGCTACCCGCTGGCCGATGGCGTCACCACGCAGGACGGCAAGGATTACATCGTCGTGGGCACCACCCGTCCCGAAACCATGCTCGGCGACAGCGGCGTGGCGGTAAACCCTGAAGACGAGCGCTACCAGGCGCTGATCGGCAAGTTCGTTGAGCTGCCGCTGGTGGGCCGTCGCATTCCCATCGTGGCCGACGACTACGCCAACATGGAAAAGGGCACCGGTTGCGTCAAGATCACGCCGGCCCACGACTTCAACGACAACGAAGTTGGCAAGCGCCAGCAGCTGCCGCTGATCAACATCCTGACCCTGAATGCCGATATCCGCGACCAGGCACAGGTGTTCAACAGCGACGGCAGCGTCAACAATGACATCGATACCGCCCTGCCGGCCAAGTACCAGGGCATGGAGCGCTTTGCCGCGCGCCGTGCAGTCATTGAGGACTTCGAAGCCCTGGACCTGCTGGAAAAAATCGAAGAAAACGCCATGACCGTGCCCTATGGCGACCGGGGTGGCGTGGTCATCGAACCCATGCTGACCGACCAATGGTTCTGCGATGCCAAGACCCTGGCCAAGCCCGCTATCGAGGCGGTGGAGAACGGTGATATCAAGTTTGTGCCCAAGCAGTACGAAAACATGTACTTCTCCTGGATGCGCGATATCCAGGACTGGTGCATCTCCCGCCAGCTGTGGTGGGGTCACCGCATCCCGGCCTGGTACGACAATGCCGGCAATGTTTATGTCGCCAACTCGGCGGCCGCCGCGCGGGAAAAATACAACCTGGACCTGGAACTGGAACTGCGCCAGGACGACGACGTGCTGGACACCTGGTTCAGCTCCGCACTCTGGACCTTCGGCACCCTGGGCTGGCCCGAAGCCACCGAGCGCCTCAAGACCTTCCACCCCACCGACACCCTGGTGACGGGCTTTGACATCATATTCTTCTGGGTTGCGCGCATGATCATGATGAGCATGCACTTCATGAAGGACGAGGACGGCAAGCCCCAGGTACCGTTCAAGACCGTTTACGTTACCGGTCTGATCCGCGACGAGAGCGGCGACAAGATGTCCAAGTCCAAGGGCAACGTGCTTGACCCGCTGGACATGATCGACGGTATCGGCCTGCCCGAACTGCTGGAAAAACGCTGCGGCAACATGATGCAGCCCCAGCAAGCCGAGAAAATCGGCAAGCGTACCGAAAAGCAGTTCCCCGAGGGCATATCCGCCCACGGCACCGACGCCCTGCGTTTCACCCTGGCGGCGCTGGCCTCCACCGGGCGTGACATCAACTGGGACATGAAACGCCTCGAAGGTTACCGCAACTTCTGCAACAAGATCTGGAACGCCGCCCGCTACGTGCTGATGAATACCGAAGATCAGGATTGCGGCCAGACCGGCAATCCGGTCGAGCTGTCCCTGGCCGATCGCTGGATCATCAGCTCGCTGCAGCGCAGCGAAGCCACGGTCATCAAGCAGCTGGACGACTACCGCTTCGACCTGGCCGCCCAGACCCTGTACGACTTTGTCTGGAACCAGTACTGCGACTGGTACCTGGAGCTATCCAAGCCCGTGCTCTGGGATGAAAACGCCTCGGCCGAAGCCCTGCGTGGCACCCGCCGCACCCTGGTACGCGTGCTCGAAGCCGTGCTGCGACTGGCCCACCCGCTGATGCCCTACATCACCGAGGAAATCTGGCAGTCCATCAAGACCCTGGCCGGCACCGAGGGCGACACCATCATGCTGCAGCCCTACCCGGCGGCGGAAGAAGGCAAGATCGACACCCAGGCCGAAGCCGACATCGAATGGCTGCAGGGCGTGATCACCGGCATCCGCAACATTCGCGGCGAAATGAAGATTCCGCCGTCCAAAGATCTGGACGTGCTCTTCACCAACGGCAGCGACGAAGACCAGCGCCGCCTGGCCGACAACGCCTCCTTCCTGAAGAAACTGGCCAAGCTCAGCTCCGTCACCTGGCTCAACCCCGGTGACGAAATCCCCATGGCCGCCACCGCACTGGTTGGCGACATGGAAGTGCTGGTGCCCATGGCCGGCCTGATCGACAAGGACGCGGAACTGGCCCGGCTGCAGAAGGAACTCGACCGCCTGCAGGGCGAGATCAGACGTGTTGAAGGCAAGCTGTCCAACGCCAAGTTCGTCGCCAATGCGCCGGACGAGGTCGTGGCCAAGGAACGAGAAAAGATCGCCGAGTCCCAGTCCGCCTTCGACAAGCTGACCGAGCAGTACGCCAAGATCGAAGCGCTCTGA
- a CDS encoding ABC transporter permease, whose product MRLQDSFRLVSRALLTARLRSFLTILGIAVGIAAVSLLTTIGVGLQLYVLDNFSQFGSRIIAVNPGKTQTGGIGGLLSSTRPLSLEDAQSLRPLPFVERVVPVVQGSGAIEYGRRVRHTDILGGNGDMAAAWRFALAQGRFLPVISGNSQPFAVLGARVKQELFGEARALGRFIRVGGERYRVVGVMASKGQMLGFDLDDVVYIPIDRALSLFNRPGLMEIDVTYRAGTSAAQMAERIRQRLMQRHGVEDFTLTTQDEMLTSLDRILGLLTVAIGALGGISLLVGAIGIVTIMVTTVQERSAEIGLLRALGATRRQILLLFLGEALLLAIAGGLCGLLLMALLLGVLALAAPALPISLSPFFLLLALLLAAVVGLLAGVSPAWRAASLNPVDALQQE is encoded by the coding sequence GTGAGGCTGCAGGACAGCTTCAGGCTGGTCAGCCGGGCGCTGCTGACGGCGCGCCTGCGCAGCTTCCTGACCATCCTGGGCATCGCGGTGGGCATCGCCGCGGTCAGCCTGCTGACCACCATCGGCGTGGGGCTGCAACTCTATGTACTGGATAATTTTTCACAGTTTGGCAGCCGTATCATCGCCGTGAATCCCGGCAAGACCCAGACCGGCGGTATCGGCGGCCTGCTGTCGAGCACCCGCCCGCTGTCGCTCGAAGACGCCCAGAGCCTGCGCCCACTACCCTTCGTCGAGCGGGTGGTACCGGTGGTTCAGGGCAGCGGGGCTATCGAATACGGCCGGCGGGTACGTCATACCGATATCCTGGGCGGCAATGGCGACATGGCCGCCGCCTGGCGATTCGCCCTCGCCCAGGGGCGCTTCCTGCCCGTTATCAGTGGCAACTCGCAACCCTTTGCGGTGCTAGGCGCCCGGGTCAAGCAGGAACTCTTTGGCGAGGCCCGGGCGCTCGGGCGCTTTATCCGTGTGGGGGGCGAACGCTACCGGGTTGTCGGCGTCATGGCCAGCAAGGGCCAGATGCTGGGCTTTGACCTGGACGATGTCGTCTATATCCCGATCGACCGGGCGCTGTCGCTGTTCAACCGCCCCGGCCTGATGGAAATCGATGTTACCTACCGTGCCGGCACCAGCGCCGCGCAGATGGCCGAACGTATCCGCCAGCGCCTGATGCAGCGCCACGGCGTGGAGGACTTCACCCTCACCACCCAGGATGAAATGCTCACCAGCCTCGACCGCATCCTGGGCCTGCTGACCGTCGCCATCGGCGCCCTGGGGGGCATTTCCCTGCTGGTGGGCGCCATCGGCATCGTCACCATCATGGTCACCACGGTGCAGGAACGCAGCGCCGAGATCGGCCTTTTGCGGGCGCTCGGGGCTACGAGGCGCCAGATCCTGCTGCTGTTCCTCGGTGAAGCCCTGCTGCTGGCCATCGCCGGCGGCCTCTGTGGGCTGCTGCTGATGGCCCTGCTGCTGGGTGTGCTGGCCCTGGCCGCGCCGGCGCTGCCAATCAGCCTGAGTCCCTTTTTCCTGTTGCTGGCCTTGCTGCTGGCCGCCGTTGTGGGCTTGCTGGCCGGCGTCTCGCCAGCCTGGCGCGCGGCAAGCCTGAATCCGGTCGATGCGCTGCAGCAGGAATAG
- a CDS encoding ABC transporter permease yields MRSADLLQFNLRLLLRQRFRTLMSLLAMAVGVAAVLLLTGLGEGARQFVLNEFSLLGRDVLIMLPGRKETTGGIPPLTGEGTRDITLEDVQALNRLPAIQRVAPLIVGNAQTHAGGRSRELLTLGTSTLFFDLRDLGVRQGQVLPDIPLDLAAPVCILGAGAKRELFAQQAALGQWLRIGDRRFRVIGILDDRGESFGMDMRNAILIPVASAQQIFNTRGMFRVFLQHQPGSSLDRARQEVLALMRQRHGGEEDVTLVTQDALLGAFDDILRLLTLGVAAIAAISLLVAGILIMNITLISVSQRTREIGLLKAMGASARTVRILFISEALQLALLGSLLGALAGYGLLALGHWFFPLLPFVVSPWALGAAFGIAITTAVLFAWLPASRAAAMPPVLALHGQAR; encoded by the coding sequence ATGCGCAGCGCTGACCTGCTGCAGTTTAATTTGCGCCTGTTGCTGCGCCAGCGATTTCGCACCCTGATGAGCCTGTTGGCCATGGCTGTGGGAGTCGCCGCGGTGCTGCTGCTGACAGGGCTCGGCGAAGGCGCGCGCCAGTTTGTGCTCAACGAGTTTTCCCTGCTGGGCAGGGATGTGCTGATCATGTTGCCGGGGCGCAAAGAAACGACCGGCGGCATCCCGCCGCTCACCGGTGAAGGCACAAGGGACATCACCCTGGAGGACGTGCAGGCGCTGAACCGCCTGCCGGCGATACAGCGGGTGGCGCCACTGATCGTGGGTAATGCCCAGACCCATGCCGGCGGGCGCAGCCGCGAACTGCTGACGCTCGGCACCAGCACGCTGTTCTTTGACTTGCGCGACCTCGGCGTTCGCCAGGGGCAGGTGCTGCCCGACATTCCGCTGGATCTCGCCGCCCCCGTCTGCATACTCGGCGCCGGTGCCAAGCGGGAACTGTTCGCACAGCAGGCCGCGCTCGGACAATGGCTGCGCATCGGCGACCGGCGTTTTCGCGTGATCGGCATCCTGGATGACCGCGGCGAATCCTTCGGGATGGACATGCGCAATGCCATCCTGATCCCGGTGGCCAGCGCGCAGCAGATCTTCAATACCCGCGGCATGTTCCGGGTCTTTTTGCAGCACCAGCCCGGCAGCTCCCTCGACCGCGCCCGCCAGGAAGTCCTGGCGCTGATGCGCCAGCGCCACGGTGGCGAAGAGGATGTCACCCTGGTCACCCAAGATGCCCTGCTCGGCGCCTTTGACGATATTCTGCGACTGCTGACCCTGGGCGTGGCGGCCATTGCCGCCATCAGTCTGCTGGTGGCCGGCATTCTGATCATGAACATCACCCTGATCAGCGTCAGCCAGCGCACCCGGGAAATCGGCCTGCTCAAGGCCATGGGCGCCAGCGCCCGCACCGTGCGGATCCTGTTTATCAGCGAGGCGCTGCAACTGGCGCTGCTGGGCTCCCTGCTCGGCGCCTTGGCAGGCTACGGCCTGCTGGCGCTGGGCCACTGGTTTTTCCCGCTGCTGCCCTTCGTGGTATCGCCCTGGGCGCTCGGCGCGGCCTTTGGCATCGCCATCACCACCGCCGTGCTGTTCGCCTGGCTGCCGGCCTCCCGCGCCGCCGCCATGCCGCCGGTGCTGGCGCTGCACGGGCAGGCACGCTGA
- a CDS encoding ABC transporter ATP-binding protein — MIRLEKLCKAYTLGDQPVTALDAVDLAIGSGEYLSVMGPSGSGKSTLLNMIGLLDTPDSGRYQLCDREMTLLDEEGRAAERNSRIGFVFQAYHLIDRLSARENIELPLVLAGMAPGMRRPLVDEVIARLDLEPRAGHLPRQLSGGQRQRVAIARAVIRRPALLLADEPTGNLDSHSGAEVIKLLEELNGQGITLLIVTHDPAMGQRAGRRLRMEDGRVVSDSPAQEGDYAQR; from the coding sequence ATGATCCGGCTCGAAAAACTCTGCAAGGCCTACACCCTGGGAGATCAGCCGGTGACGGCGCTGGATGCCGTCGATCTGGCGATCGGCAGCGGCGAATACCTGTCGGTGATGGGGCCCTCGGGCTCCGGCAAGTCGACGCTGCTCAACATGATCGGGCTGCTGGATACACCCGACTCCGGTCGTTACCAGCTGTGTGATCGGGAAATGACCCTGCTCGACGAGGAAGGCCGTGCCGCTGAGCGCAACAGCCGCATCGGTTTCGTGTTCCAGGCATACCACCTGATCGACCGTCTCAGTGCCCGGGAAAACATCGAGCTGCCACTGGTGCTGGCCGGCATGGCCCCCGGGATGCGCCGCCCGCTGGTGGACGAGGTTATCGCGCGCCTGGACCTGGAGCCCCGCGCAGGCCACCTGCCACGCCAGCTGTCCGGTGGCCAGCGCCAGCGCGTTGCCATCGCCCGGGCAGTGATCCGCAGGCCCGCCCTGCTGCTGGCCGACGAGCCCACCGGCAACCTGGATAGCCACTCCGGCGCCGAGGTCATCAAGCTGCTGGAAGAGCTCAACGGCCAGGGCATTACCCTGCTGATCGTGACCCATGATCCCGCCATGGGCCAGCGTGCCGGCCGGCGGCTGCGCATGGAGGATGGCCGGGTCGTCAGCGACAGCCCTGCACAGGAAGGCGATTATGCGCAGCGCTGA
- a CDS encoding efflux RND transporter periplasmic adaptor subunit: protein MPMRKSLLLLPLLAVLIAASFYWLRHEDPVPVALVEVARGPVELIAANSRAGTIRACRRSRLSMLQGGRVDRLLVKEGDKVKAGQVLLELWHRDIDVRIELAQATLRARQIEQQRSCDSAALALREYQRTRSLAARNLASAELLDQRKTESGLRQLSCDQASAVTDQARAALRLERVLLTQARLHAPFAGTVAQINGEPGEFITPSPPGIPTPPAVDLIDDSCLYVRAPIDEIEAARLAVGQNARITLDAFRDRVFPGQVSRIAAYVTEVEKQARTVDVDVLFRPVPDDATLLVGYSADVEIILDRRDAATRIPTETLLDGDRVLRYNADSQTLQHQGVSLGLSNWSWTEIRQGLEPGQRILQSLDREGARDGARVTAE from the coding sequence ATGCCGATGAGAAAAAGCCTGCTGCTGTTACCGCTCCTGGCTGTCCTGATCGCCGCCAGTTTCTACTGGCTGCGGCACGAGGACCCTGTGCCGGTCGCACTGGTCGAGGTTGCACGCGGCCCGGTTGAGCTGATCGCGGCCAACAGCCGGGCAGGCACCATTCGCGCCTGCCGTCGCTCGCGCCTGTCCATGCTCCAGGGCGGGCGGGTCGACCGGCTGCTGGTGAAAGAAGGCGATAAGGTGAAAGCCGGCCAGGTGCTGCTGGAGCTCTGGCACCGGGATATCGACGTCCGCATCGAGCTGGCACAGGCGACCCTGCGGGCCCGGCAGATCGAACAGCAGCGCAGCTGTGACAGCGCGGCACTGGCGCTGCGCGAGTACCAGCGTACCCGGTCGCTGGCCGCACGCAACCTGGCCTCGGCCGAACTGCTGGACCAGCGCAAGACCGAGTCCGGCCTGCGCCAGCTCAGCTGCGACCAGGCCAGCGCCGTCACCGACCAGGCCCGGGCAGCACTGCGCCTGGAGCGGGTTTTACTGACACAGGCACGCCTGCACGCCCCCTTCGCCGGCACCGTGGCGCAGATCAACGGTGAGCCCGGCGAGTTCATCACCCCCTCCCCGCCCGGTATTCCCACCCCGCCGGCCGTCGACCTGATCGACGACAGCTGCCTCTATGTACGGGCGCCCATCGACGAAATCGAGGCCGCCCGCCTGGCCGTCGGCCAGAACGCCCGCATTACCCTGGATGCCTTTCGCGACCGGGTCTTCCCGGGCCAGGTGAGCCGTATCGCCGCCTACGTCACCGAGGTCGAAAAACAGGCCCGCACCGTGGATGTCGATGTGCTGTTTAGGCCCGTCCCCGATGACGCCACCCTGCTGGTGGGCTACAGCGCCGATGTGGAGATCATTCTGGATCGACGCGATGCGGCCACGCGCATTCCCACCGAAACCCTGCTCGACGGTGATAGGGTACTGCGCTACAACGCCGACAGCCAGACACTGCAGCACCAGGGCGTCAGCCTGGGCCTGAGCAATTGGAGCTGGACCGAAATACGCCAGGGGCTGGAGCCCGGCCAGCGCATACTGCAGTCCCTCGACCGCGAAGGCGCACGGGACGGTGCCCGGGTGACAGCCGAATGA
- a CDS encoding DNA polymerase III subunit chi — MSTKSRADFYILAASDEDARQQFFCRLSEKIFGLGLQVFVQVPDEIRASRLDEQLWSWRPDSFVPHALQGATPEAPITIGWGPELPAHRDVYVNLGLELPPEALQFKRIVEIVVQDDAILAASRSNYRLCKDNGLELHRRDMRG; from the coding sequence ATGAGCACTAAAAGCCGCGCTGACTTCTATATCCTGGCGGCGTCCGACGAGGACGCCCGCCAGCAGTTTTTCTGCCGCCTGAGCGAGAAGATTTTCGGCCTCGGGCTGCAGGTGTTCGTGCAGGTGCCGGATGAAATCCGCGCCAGCCGGCTCGACGAACAGCTCTGGTCCTGGCGACCGGACAGTTTCGTGCCCCACGCGCTGCAGGGTGCAACGCCCGAAGCTCCAATCACCATTGGCTGGGGCCCGGAGCTGCCGGCGCACCGCGATGTCTACGTTAACCTTGGGCTGGAGCTGCCACCCGAGGCGCTGCAGTTCAAGCGTATCGTTGAAATCGTGGTACAGGACGATGCCATCCTCGCCGCCAGCCGCAGCAACTATCGCCTGTGCAAGGATAACGGCCTGGAGCTGCACCGCCGCGACATGCGCGGTTAA